The DNA sequence GTTTGACTGAAAAATCAGCCCGgcatttttgtttcttttcgAAAGTGAAGTCAGATAATGATAGTTCCGAAAGCACTCCGGTGTATCTGAACGTATATGACTTGACACCCATGAATGGTTATGTCTATTGGGCTGGCCTAGGTATATTTCACTCTGGGGTCGAAGGTATGTTTTGCTCACAATGTATTTACCAACCGTGTCTATTTCATGGTTTATAACTATAAAGATTGCTATGTTGAATTTGTTCTGTGCCTTTTCTTTTGCATTGTTGCTTGATGCATGAACATGTACttcaaaagaatattctttCTGACCAATTTTGTTCATACTTCACAGTCCATGGCATAGAATATGCATTTGGAGCTcatgattattcatctagTGGTGTCTTTGAGGTCGAACCTCGCCAGTGCCCTGGATTTAAATTTCGGAAGTCCATATTCGTTGGTACTACATCATTGGATGCAACTCAAATTAGGGAGTTTATGGAACGTCAAGCTGCAAATTACAATGGCGATACGTATCACTTGATTGTAAAGAATTGCAACCATTTCTGCAAGGACACTTGTTACAAGTTAACAGGAAAAAGAATCCCAAAATGGGTAAATCGTCTGGCCAAGTTAGGTATGTTTTTCGTTGGTTATTGGTAATTTTGGCTTTGTTTTCATTCGTACCCTGACCTCCTTTATGTTCCAAAAATTGGtctaaaattattgttttgagGGATTGATTAGATAGAGATATTAAAAGAGCAGAGAATTTTGACACTCGACTAGTACACAATTGTTCCATGGTGAAACTCGTTAGAAGCTACCAAGACATGAGCtttaaagaaatatgaaatgttCGCTTATTCGATTTCTTGTGCACTTAGGTTCAATCTTCAACTGTGTTTTACCCGAGGCCCTTAAAATTACTGCTGTGCAACATGAGCCAAAATTCCAACCGAACAACAATAGTGAGAAAACAAGGCTTAGAAGCACTTTCAGCTGTCTTTCCTCAATTTCATCAAGGCAAAAGCAGTTGTCCACTTCGTCTTTGCTACTACAATCCCCCTTGAAAGGATGCCTACGACCATGGGAACTAAGAAGGTCTGCTAATGGCTCACTCAAGGAAAGGTAAGAGGAAAGGTCTACTTAGAAATGTCTTGGTGGGAATATCCAAGTGGTTTCTTGGGATTCTTTTGTTATCTGTATTGCAGTTGAGCAAAATAGCGTTTTTGTGCACAAATCATGAAGCATTCATTCGTCTCCCTCTTGGTTATTCTTTTCGTCATTGTAGATGTGTCTTGTCTATGTCAATATAGTATAGTGATTGATGTAAATCAACTAATCCCATGTCAAGTGTGGAGTATTGTCGTGTGTGGGCACGATGTTTGATCATGTAGACTCTACCCCGTTAGTCCATAGTATTAGCAGTTTAGGGTGCAAACTGTATTTGCTCGATGTACGATTCTAGCTGATGCAAATGCATAGCATGTACAGAAACAATGTTCTCTTTATGGAAATGGATTCTTGAATCTTCAGAAAGCTGTGTTTTGTGAGGTATGCAGATGAAACTAATAATGCACCTGTAAAAGGAGTTGGATAATCGACAACTATGAAGCAAAACTATCATCTTTCTTCTGTACAATGCATTCCAAAACCCATTAAGTTGAAATGCCCAATTAAGCTAAAACAAGAATGATGTTAATCTGCATTTGATTTCAATAACCAAAGGTATAAAAGAGTGGGATATACACGCCGAAGAGGGGATTACGTTTGAGATAATAAACCTGCAGGAACACCAAAGAGAGAACATTCAGATTAACAACCATCTTTGCAGTGTGTATGAGGGAATTTATTTGTAATGTTACAATGCAGCAGCAAACAATATATGGGTAAGTGTTGCTGAGCAATTCCACAGGAACAAGGTTACAGTTTCTATTTAATCAGCGTGTATATGTTAATAATAGTAATGTGGTTACAGAAGTCGAACAGAAGACCAAATATATTCTTCTCGAGCATGGCCAAGAAATTATCAATCGCCTTTCTGATGCAAAACACTAGGCATGCTAATATTACCATTGAGAGCTGCATGATATACGCGTTTCTCCGGCAACCCAACATCTGAAAGAATCAAATTACCCTGCATCACATAACACCAACATTTTTAGGCTACCAAAGCAAAATTTCCTACACTTCATTTCTAATCAAATGATAATTAAACGCAGTAATTGCCTCAGAATACACGGTATACACCAACTTTGGGTTGAAATTGGTTTTGCACATAACGTCTTAAACTTTCCCCAAAACATACGAACTTCTCTTTCATTTCTTGGATTTCTCAAAAAATCCAAATCGAAACTAATAAAAGCCACGAGGAATTCAAGATTGTCATTTGCATATGGGGTTTGTGTGggaaaaagagagtaaagtttgtatattttgggacaaatcttaaaattcatgttcaaaattagaaaatgataattttgtgCAATCAAGGACAGGTTCTAAAGTTCATGtgcaaaatcaaaaataaatttgtgtattttgaAGCCAATGACAATTATGTAAAAAGTTATATCTGCAAGAGGTAAAACATAATGTCTCAAATTGCACTACTAAGAGATCTGCTCAATACGATCAAGTAATAGACATTGGTTCTTGGAAAATGGGTATGTACCTCTTGAGCCATCAGCTTCCTGACATTTTCTGCATAAAGCTTTGGGTTTTCAATTTCTTGTTCTGAGGGATGATACACAGGTAGTCTCTTCACTTCAATGTAATTTACAAATTGACTCAGAAGAAGAATTACATGGCGTGCCTGCAACAAGATGTATGTTAGCAAACCGCAGAGAAATATGAGGTGCTCCTTGGATCTTAGCAACAGATACTACAAACTCATACTCAGCCTGGAGGTCAGCTATCAACAATTCAAGCTGACCTTCTAGCTTGTATAGGTTCCACAAAGCAAAATTCCAAAAACAACTCACCCCGGAAATAGAATCCCATGCAGGACTGAATCTCCGGTAGGGGTATCTTAAGATAACAGGTTGTACTGGAGCCTTTGCCAGAAATACACCAGTCTTGAATGGAAGAAGGTAGTCTCCATTTGTGGTCGTGCCTTCTGTTAGAAACCAAAGTAAGAATTGAAATGGCATCAAATGAACAGATTGTGAGATATAGTAGAACCCCTAACATTCATGGTTTTTTACTGAACATGCATATAGTGTGCTCAACTTTCTAACCATAAACCCTACCACAACACGAAAATGGAGCACTTTAAAACTGAAACATTTAGTTTCGCTTATACTAGCACTGTATTTAGATAGGAATCACCAAAAACTCAAAGAGATTGATTAGAAATTAGtggaaataagaaaatgttttaGTTCAGAACAGCCAGAGAGTgaacacaacacaacaaaaaGGCAAAAGaataggaaagagaaaatggtAAGGAGAATTAtcttggaaaaaatattacagACTACAGAGCATGTATCATCACTGCTCGACAAGTCTTTTTTCATATGCAGTACAGACTACAGATAAGTATTGCCTCGGACATATGAGTTAATACACAATATTACATGTTACAGATCCTTTTAGTAGGATATCAATGATCTTCTGACAACTGTCGATAACAGTGATTCAAGAACTCAATGGCATACAATTAACAAGCAGACAGAACCGAAATAATTGTAAGCTCAGTAAGTTgcattcacaaaaataatgtatCTTAAAGCTTGTAACTGTGTTGAGAATGTAACCTGGGAAAATAATCATCCTTGGAGCAAACTCGTCTTGATAGGCTTCTCGAATTCTTTCAGTTACAATACCTGCATACAGAAAAGGAAGGAATAAGACGACATGAAAATAGAATGCCAAATCAGGAGTTTCAAACACTTCGTAAAGCAGCTGAGCAACACAAATATACTTGGTCGGATAAGATATTGAACCAATTTTTCAAGCTGACATTTGTAATTGTACTTTTTATGAtctcaaaaaagaaatgagtgTTTTGGCCCAGTTTTGTAAGAAGAAAGCATCATTACACTAGATAAAACTTAGTTTGCTTTCAATTTGAGTCTCAAAATTCCCCTCAAGCTGGATGCCAAAAAATGGCTGGAGTGTTTGATTCCAATAATGGAAACAGCAGCATCAAAGAGTCAACTGTTTATGCagttttgataaattaaatcattgaCTGACTCGGTTTGAAATCAAGATAGAGGTAAAAACTGAGCAGAACATGAATATTGTGCAACTCAAAACAcattaatacaaaataaagtggacatatataatccaaaaaaaaacaaacttagtACTCTTCTAACATTTGACCTACTTACAGTGTGGTGAAAAAGATTAAGACTATTAAAGTAAAGTACCCAAGGGGGTTAGATTTGCTTATGCAAATACAAAAGAATAATGCAATCTTGGCAACCATAAACCACCCTGGGGGAACAAGAGGTGTACTCTTGGAATGAGTTACATTATGGAACAACTTTTAATGGGCATAGTGCATAAGTTGTTTGGTTTGCAGAGGCTTCAATTGTATACACTCTTCATCTGGTTCAAATGTCACAGTCAAATATTCACCTACAAAGAAGACAGTACTAACATATGCCCCTGCCTAGACATAACTGCA is a window from the Salvia hispanica cultivar TCC Black 2014 chromosome 1, UniMelb_Shisp_WGS_1.0, whole genome shotgun sequence genome containing:
- the LOC125201095 gene encoding deSI-like protein At4g17486, coding for MKLRSNKGWKSIVPLRLTEKSARHFCFFSKVKSDNDSSESTPVYLNVYDLTPMNGYVYWAGLGIFHSGVEVHGIEYAFGAHDYSSSGVFEVEPRQCPGFKFRKSIFVGTTSLDATQIREFMERQAANYNGDTYHLIVKNCNHFCKDTCYKLTGKRIPKWVNRLAKLGSIFNCVLPEALKITAVQHEPKFQPNNNSEKTRLRSTFSCLSSISSRQKQLSTSSLLLQSPLKGCLRPWELRRSANGSLKER